The following proteins are co-located in the Prionailurus viverrinus isolate Anna chromosome A1, UM_Priviv_1.0, whole genome shotgun sequence genome:
- the LOC125162701 gene encoding uncharacterized protein LOC125162701 isoform X4, which produces MWKWRNKHGVSRKKIAQMLDRYEYEMSISIVMNSVEPPHKSTQRPPPSQGRQRESDLKKTGPRFSKNKQKRSRKRSKKQNSHGKIMGENSFETLSYTPGDQDPSQSAEEDLEDTNRESVCTFTGGLGHELRGLVNSHQDEIWRSIHPEDGFPNVMSAVELDNTPENYLPKEHDDLFPNMSLMPHENAVTCPTMTQSLSCMASDDWSGTNVGKHTGSRHPTASDVQGGSASIPCSLMQKRERVDKRLLNETFPCNRYGSRTSDKSLRKEQGVNSAKNDYWAFSSNNFSDEELQLSSERQPYFGSWPEGPHKFICEQRPKRERWQRLASPDSRGQLIKLISTPEGTSGPGSSPETLVEEKLLIENEDLSPPTENIDSIIETETNVFRSCLPNLHIPKSDLCSTKNKKRREKRREKRIFNLAPNFNLLGQRYISVEERGECGVITESHGLKIILEEEKDRISEINNIEENKQKLMTFDHHPSWFCFAVFEDPPLNFGRQSYSHYLPFSRLRHSVYFYKNPIPSLVLQYTFSFWMVSFTSKKPSLTFKSQTRVDDQLHDLGFSSSEILSSQSDTLYSFRLTSDLHFLNESFDEKLKTWEEPKPLQFLQTEDNQDLTSTGFDSLELQLSQGFAFQLVKLFGSPGVPMESLLPDDCVVSLDWKTLKMIYLQWKISVEKRQKKIG; this is translated from the exons AGAAAGCGATTTGAAGAAAACTGGGCCCAGGTTCAGCAAAAACAagcagaagagaagcagaaaaagaagtaaaaagcagAACAGTCATGGTAAAATCATGGGAGAAAACTCATTTGAAACCTTAAGTTATACACCAGGAGACCAGGACCCCTCTCAGAGTGCAGAGGAAGACTTGGAAGACACCAACAGAGAATCGGTGTGCACCTTCACTGGTGGACTGGGACATGAACTAAGAGGTTTAGTAAATAGCCACCAAGATGAAATATGGAGAAGCATACATCCTGAAGATGGTTTTCCAAATGTTATGTCTGCAGTTGAGCTGGACAATACACCAGAAAATTACCTCCCTAAAGAACACGATGATTTGTTTCCAAATATGTCACTGATGCCACATGAAAACGCTGTTACTTGCCCGACAATGACTCAGAGTCTTTCCTGCATGGCAAGTGATGACTGGTCTGGCACGAATGTAGGAAAGCACACTGGAAGTAGGCATCCCACAGCGTCAGACGTCCAGGGTGGATCTGCGTCCATCCCATGCTCATTgatgcagaagagagagagggtagaTAAAAGACTCCTGAATGAAACATTTCCGTGCAATCGATATGGATCCAGAACTTCAGATAAAAGTTTAAGAAAGGAACAAGGAGTAAATTCAGCTAAAAACGATTATTGGGCTTTTTCTTCAAACAATTTTTCTGATGAAGAATTACAGCTGAGCTCTGAGAGGCAACCCTATTTTGGGAGCTGGCCTGAAGGACCTCATAAGTTTATATGTGAACAAagaccaaagagagagagatggcaaaGGCTGGCCTCTCCGGACAGCAGGGGGCAATTGATTAAGTTGATCTCCACTCCTGAAGGAACTTCAGGACCAGGAAGCAGTCCAGAAACCCTGGTAGAGGAGAAGCTGTTGATAGAAAATGAAGATTTGTCACCTCCCACTGAGAATATAGATTCaatcatagaaacagaaacaaatgtcTTTAGAAGCTGCTTGCCTAACCTGCATATCCCAAAGAGTGACTTATGCTcaacaaagaataagaaaaggagggagaaaaggagggagaaaaggatttTCAATTTGGCACCAAACTTTAACTTACTGGGACAGAGATATATCAGTGTGGAAGAAAGAGGGGAATGTGGCGTGATAACAGAAAGCCATggactaaaaattattttggaagaagaaaaagatagaatctcagaaataaacaatatagaggAGAATAAGCAAAAACTTATGACCTTTGATCATCATCCATCATggttttgctttgctgttttcgaAGATCCTCCTTTAAATTTTGGTAGACAGTCTTATTCTCATTACCTGCCATTTAGTAGACTAAGGCACTCTGTGTACTTTTATAAAAACCCTATTCCTTCTCTTGTGCTACAGTATACCTTCAGCTTTTGGATGGTATCTTTTACGAGCAAGAAACCATCTTTGACTTTCAAATCTCAGACAAGGGTAGATGACCAACTACATGACCTAGGGTTTAGTTCTTCAGAAATTTTAAGTAGCCAATCTGATACTTTGTACTCTTTTAGGCTCACTTCTgatcttcactttttaaatgaaagttttgATGAAAAGCTGAAGACATGGGAAGAACCTAAGCCATTACAGTTCTTACAAACTGAAGATAACCAAGATTTGACGAGCACTGGCTTTGATTCCCTTGAACTACAATTATCACAAGGGTTTGCCTTTCAACTGGTAAAGCTTTTTGGATCCCCTGGAGTTCCAATGG aatCTTTGTTGCCTGATGACTGTGTGGTTTCCCTTGACTGGAAGACACTGAAGATGATCTATTTGCAGTGGAAAATATCAGTAGAG aaaagacagaagaagattggttaa